The DNA sequence ATGGCGAGCGAAATCATCGGCGCCACCCTGGTGGGTGTCGGCATGCTGGCGCTGGTGGTAAGCAGCCGTAGCGGCAAGACCGCTACGGCTTGAGATCCTTTAGCACGTCGACGCCTCGCCAGGCGCAACCGCGCTCCAACGTTCCAGTTCCCGCTCAAGGAAACCCGCCACCGCCAACAACCGCTCCTCTTGCCAGTGAGGCCCGACAATCTGGATGCCGATGGGCATCCCGGTGGCGGGATCGAACCCGGCACGGATAACCACTGCGGGGGAGCCGCTGAGACTGAACGGGAACACGAAGGCATACCGATCACGATCCACCAGGGATTGCCCATGATGAAAGGCAACGTCAGGGAAGACCGGGCAGATGAACAGATCATGCTGCTGGAAGAACTTCGCCAGCTGATAGCGGAAGGTATCGATCATGATCCAGTCGCGCTTGACGTCATCCACGCTCAATTTCACGCTTTCGCTCATGTCCAGCAACTGAGCGATCGGCGCCGTGAAGTCCCGCTTGTCCATGGCGTCGAACAACTGCCGCCAACCACGCCCGGCATCCGCGCCGGTAATGAACACCCGCCACAGTACATCGCAGGCCTCGCCGAGCATCGGCGGCTCGACCGTACTGACCTGCGCCACCACCGGGCCCAAGCACCGTTCGACCTGCTGCAACACCTGGCTCACCGCCGCGCTGACGGGGGTTCGGCTCGACCCCGAGAACAGCGCGACACGCAGCTCGGCCAGCGGCTCGCTGGCGGCGAACGGGACATCGACGGTGTCCGGGTCATGGCCGTCGGCACCGCTGATCAGTTGACCGAGCAGCGCCAGGTCATCGACGTAGCGCCCCAACACACCAAAGGCCGAGGTCATATGAAACAGCCCGGAACGGTCATGGGGAAACTGGCCGGTCAACGGTACCCGGCCCTGGGTCAGTTTCAGGCCACAGATGCCATTGAAATGCGCCGGAATCCGCACACTGCCGCAGGCATCGGACGCCAGCCCGGCCGGTGAGCATCCGGCGGCAATCGCTGCCGCTTCACCGCCACTGCTGCCGCCGGCGGAGCGCCGCAGGTCGTGGGGGTTGAGGGTGCGACCGTAGATCAGGTTCTCGGTCTCGAAGGCCATGCACAGTTCGGACACATTACTGATGCCCATGATGATCGCGCCGGCCTGCCGAAGCCGGGCGACGGTCGTCGCGTCCTCCTGGCTGACATCGCCCATCAGTTCCCCCACTCCGCGGGACATCTTGAATCCGCGCACATGGAGGACGTCCTTGATGGTGATGGGAATGCCGTGCAGCGGACCGCTGATTTGGCCGACGCGCGCCATCTCGTCGGCCTCACGGGCCTGACGGCGCAACGCCTCGACCGGCGCCAGTTGGATCAAGGCGTTGATCTGCTGGTTACGCTCGGCGATGCGTTGCAGGTAGAACTCCAGCAATGTAACGCTGGTCAGCGCGCCACGGCGCAGCAGACCGGCCATTTCCCGCAGGGTCAGCGTGTCAGGATTGAACATGCTCATGAGGCCCTCTTGCTGCGCAGCCATTTGTTGGGCAACTGGTACATGTTGCGCACCACCAGGGAAAACGCCTTCACCGCCAGGGCCGGACGCCGGTCGATGGCCTCCAGGGCCTCTTCGATCATCGTCAGGACATGGCGCAACGCTTCAGGGGTGATGTTCAGCGGCGGATAGAAGCGCAACACCGGGCGCTTGGCCTTTTCATTCATCGAATGCCCGGCATGCACGCCACGCTTGCCCAGTTCCATGCTCATCAAGGCCTCATAGACCGAGCCGCGCAGGCGCAGGCCGGTCATCAAGCCGACGCCCGGCACGTCCTCGACAATGTGCGGATAACGCAGGGCCAGCCGTTGCAGACCGTGACGCAGCAACCCGCCGTTGACCCGCGACTGCTCCACCAGGTTGTGTTGCTCGATGTAGTCGATGGCTGCGAGCGCCGACGCGCAGGCCACCGGATGCCCGCCATTGGTTCGCGTGTCAGGCTCGATTTCGCTGAGGGGGTACTGGGTGGCCAGGCGCTGGCTGTACAGGGCGCAGGCAAACGAGGTGTAACCGCCGGTCAAGCCCTTGGAGAGGATCATGATGTCGGGGACCACTTCATCATATTGCACGGCGAACCATTTGCCGCAACGACCGAAACCGGTCTGGATTTCATCGGCCACCATCAGGGTGCCAGTGGCATCGCACAACGCCCGGATGTTGGCCATGTAGCCCACCGGGGGCACCTGCAAATGAGCGCCGCCCAGAATCGGTTCGACGTACACCGCACACACACCCTCGCCCACGGCCTTTTGCAGGGCGGCGAAATCGCCGTAGGGTACGCAGGTCACTTCGGGAGGATCGATACCATAGCTGCCATGGTTCTGTTGCTGGCCCAGAATGCTCATCGCCGCCAGGGTCTTGCCATGGTAGGAGCCGCTCATCACCACGATGCCA is a window from the Pseudomonas brassicacearum genome containing:
- a CDS encoding amidase, with protein sequence MFNPDTLTLREMAGLLRRGALTSVTLLEFYLQRIAERNQQINALIQLAPVEALRRQAREADEMARVGQISGPLHGIPITIKDVLHVRGFKMSRGVGELMGDVSQEDATTVARLRQAGAIIMGISNVSELCMAFETENLIYGRTLNPHDLRRSAGGSSGGEAAAIAAGCSPAGLASDACGSVRIPAHFNGICGLKLTQGRVPLTGQFPHDRSGLFHMTSAFGVLGRYVDDLALLGQLISGADGHDPDTVDVPFAASEPLAELRVALFSGSSRTPVSAAVSQVLQQVERCLGPVVAQVSTVEPPMLGEACDVLWRVFITGADAGRGWRQLFDAMDKRDFTAPIAQLLDMSESVKLSVDDVKRDWIMIDTFRYQLAKFFQQHDLFICPVFPDVAFHHGQSLVDRDRYAFVFPFSLSGSPAVVIRAGFDPATGMPIGIQIVGPHWQEERLLAVAGFLERELERWSAVAPGEASTC
- a CDS encoding aspartate aminotransferase family protein; the protein is MSLLRPHEQLLDDCERHWSASAAKLYRLGKTSVEQQADGIHVTDHTGKRFIDCACSYGVFIVGHRNPTVRERLQAQLNRIAWVPEGRRHPLQDTLSERLCQLVPGEWGDVQFMVSGAEAVEQSLRYVLRIQPRRRGIVVMSGSYHGKTLAAMSILGQQQNHGSYGIDPPEVTCVPYGDFAALQKAVGEGVCAVYVEPILGGAHLQVPPVGYMANIRALCDATGTLMVADEIQTGFGRCGKWFAVQYDEVVPDIMILSKGLTGGYTSFACALYSQRLATQYPLSEIEPDTRTNGGHPVACASALAAIDYIEQHNLVEQSRVNGGLLRHGLQRLALRYPHIVEDVPGVGLMTGLRLRGSVYEALMSMELGKRGVHAGHSMNEKAKRPVLRFYPPLNITPEALRHVLTMIEEALEAIDRRPALAVKAFSLVVRNMYQLPNKWLRSKRAS